The following coding sequences lie in one Arachis ipaensis cultivar K30076 chromosome B03, Araip1.1, whole genome shotgun sequence genomic window:
- the LOC107630756 gene encoding G patch domain-containing protein 4 isoform X1 — protein MAAPESPVCYVGVARQSAAFRLMKQMGWEEGEGLGKEKQGIKGYVRVQNKQDTIGIGLEKPNNWAFDTTQFDNILKRLKVQAPQVEDSGIEERKPNVRTKTSVPFDDEDSVSKATRPQGRYKRRERGKLVSEYSLKDLEGILVKKGEVSDVDDELDLLKASEIQNVKGTEPAYPSIPPEWWGYKYGFVSGGFLGAELKKRKFLTSEGAKNRMERTAFHEEDQENLYNLVQDKSTTGKQGLGIKDRPKKVAGCYYQGKKTSFDNSDDEGSNDTDSLEKQTHNNLVKVEKVVESKVKLKKLCKQLLRTVPGESLKLKQLKALIDEHSSSVLSNFSSKKEAIAYLKQKLTGSRKFCIEGKRVRLAS, from the exons ATGGCGGCACCTGAATCCCCTGTCTGCTATGTCGGTGTCGCCAGGCAATCCGCTGCTTTTCGCCTCATGAAGCAAATG gGATGGGAAGAAGGTGAAGGCCTTGGCAAAGAGAAGCAGGGAATCAAAGGCTATGTCCGTGTTCAAAACAAGCAAGACACTATTG GAATTGGCTTAGAGAAGCCAAACAATTGGGCTTTTGACACTACTCAGTTTGATAATATCCTCAAAAGGTTGAAAGTG CAAGCTCCACAAGTTGAAGACTCAG GAATAGAGGAAAGAAAACCTAATGTGCGAACCAAGACTAGTGTACCTTTTGATGATGAGGACTCTGTCTCCAAAGCTACCAGACCACAAGGAAG ATacaagagaagagagagggggaAGCTCGTCTCTGAATATTCCTTAAAGGATCTTGAAGGAATTCTT GTTAAAAAGGGTGAAGTATCTGACGTTGATGATGAACTGGACTTGTTAAAGGCATCTGAAATTCAAAATGTTAAAG GCACAGAACCTGCTTATCCAAGCATTCCTCCAGAGTGGTGGGGCTATAAGTATGGGTTTGTTTCTGGTGGATTTCTTGGGGCAGAATTAAAGAAGAGAAAATTCCTTACATCTGAAGGTGCTAAAAACAGGATGGAGAGAACTGCATTTCATGAAGAAGATCAAGAAAATCTCTACAACCTAGTCCAA GACAAATCCACCACCGGAAAGCAAGGACTAGGCATAAAGGACAGGCCCAAAAAAGTAGCTGGCTGCTATTATCAGGGTAAAAAGACATCATTTGATAATAGTGATGATGAAGGATCTAATGATACTGATTCTTTGGAAAAACAAACACACAACAATTTAGTCAAAGTAGAAAAGGTTGTTGAATCCAAAGTGAAGCTGAAGAAGTTGTGTAAACAACTTTTACGAACG GTGCCTGGAGAATCATTGAAACTGAAACAGCTCAAAGCCCTTATTGATGAGCATTCATCTTCGGTTTTGTCCAACTTTTCATCGAAAAAAGAGGCTATTGCTTACCTGAAACAAAAG CTTACAGGGAGTCGGAAGTTTTGTATTGAAGGGAAAAGAGTTCGATTGGCATCTTAA
- the LOC107630756 gene encoding uncharacterized protein LOC107630756 isoform X2 yields the protein MAAPESPVCYVGVARQSAAFRLMKQMGWEEGEGLGKEKQGIKGYVRVQNKQDTIGIGLEKPNNWAFDTTQFDNILKRLKVQAPQVEDSGIEERKPNVRTKTSVPFDDEDSVSKATRPQGRYKRRERGKLVSEYSLKDLEGILVKKGEVSDVDDELDLLKASEIQNVKEPAYPSIPPEWWGYKYGFVSGGFLGAELKKRKFLTSEGAKNRMERTAFHEEDQENLYNLVQDKSTTGKQGLGIKDRPKKVAGCYYQGKKTSFDNSDDEGSNDTDSLEKQTHNNLVKVEKVVESKVKLKKLCKQLLRTVPGESLKLKQLKALIDEHSSSVLSNFSSKKEAIAYLKQKLTGSRKFCIEGKRVRLAS from the exons ATGGCGGCACCTGAATCCCCTGTCTGCTATGTCGGTGTCGCCAGGCAATCCGCTGCTTTTCGCCTCATGAAGCAAATG gGATGGGAAGAAGGTGAAGGCCTTGGCAAAGAGAAGCAGGGAATCAAAGGCTATGTCCGTGTTCAAAACAAGCAAGACACTATTG GAATTGGCTTAGAGAAGCCAAACAATTGGGCTTTTGACACTACTCAGTTTGATAATATCCTCAAAAGGTTGAAAGTG CAAGCTCCACAAGTTGAAGACTCAG GAATAGAGGAAAGAAAACCTAATGTGCGAACCAAGACTAGTGTACCTTTTGATGATGAGGACTCTGTCTCCAAAGCTACCAGACCACAAGGAAG ATacaagagaagagagagggggaAGCTCGTCTCTGAATATTCCTTAAAGGATCTTGAAGGAATTCTT GTTAAAAAGGGTGAAGTATCTGACGTTGATGATGAACTGGACTTGTTAAAGGCATCTGAAATTCAAAATGTTAAAG AACCTGCTTATCCAAGCATTCCTCCAGAGTGGTGGGGCTATAAGTATGGGTTTGTTTCTGGTGGATTTCTTGGGGCAGAATTAAAGAAGAGAAAATTCCTTACATCTGAAGGTGCTAAAAACAGGATGGAGAGAACTGCATTTCATGAAGAAGATCAAGAAAATCTCTACAACCTAGTCCAA GACAAATCCACCACCGGAAAGCAAGGACTAGGCATAAAGGACAGGCCCAAAAAAGTAGCTGGCTGCTATTATCAGGGTAAAAAGACATCATTTGATAATAGTGATGATGAAGGATCTAATGATACTGATTCTTTGGAAAAACAAACACACAACAATTTAGTCAAAGTAGAAAAGGTTGTTGAATCCAAAGTGAAGCTGAAGAAGTTGTGTAAACAACTTTTACGAACG GTGCCTGGAGAATCATTGAAACTGAAACAGCTCAAAGCCCTTATTGATGAGCATTCATCTTCGGTTTTGTCCAACTTTTCATCGAAAAAAGAGGCTATTGCTTACCTGAAACAAAAG CTTACAGGGAGTCGGAAGTTTTGTATTGAAGGGAAAAGAGTTCGATTGGCATCTTAA
- the LOC107630756 gene encoding G patch domain-containing protein 4 isoform X3 codes for MAAPESPVCYVGVARQSAAFRLMKQMGWEEGEGLGKEKQGIKGYVRVQNKQDTIGIGLEKPNNWAFDTTQFDNILKRLKVQAPQVEDSEERKPNVRTKTSVPFDDEDSVSKATRPQGRYKRRERGKLVSEYSLKDLEGILVKKGEVSDVDDELDLLKASEIQNVKGTEPAYPSIPPEWWGYKYGFVSGGFLGAELKKRKFLTSEGAKNRMERTAFHEEDQENLYNLVQDKSTTGKQGLGIKDRPKKVAGCYYQGKKTSFDNSDDEGSNDTDSLEKQTHNNLVKVEKVVESKVKLKKLCKQLLRTVPGESLKLKQLKALIDEHSSSVLSNFSSKKEAIAYLKQKLTGSRKFCIEGKRVRLAS; via the exons ATGGCGGCACCTGAATCCCCTGTCTGCTATGTCGGTGTCGCCAGGCAATCCGCTGCTTTTCGCCTCATGAAGCAAATG gGATGGGAAGAAGGTGAAGGCCTTGGCAAAGAGAAGCAGGGAATCAAAGGCTATGTCCGTGTTCAAAACAAGCAAGACACTATTG GAATTGGCTTAGAGAAGCCAAACAATTGGGCTTTTGACACTACTCAGTTTGATAATATCCTCAAAAGGTTGAAAGTG CAAGCTCCACAAGTTGAAGACTCAG AGGAAAGAAAACCTAATGTGCGAACCAAGACTAGTGTACCTTTTGATGATGAGGACTCTGTCTCCAAAGCTACCAGACCACAAGGAAG ATacaagagaagagagagggggaAGCTCGTCTCTGAATATTCCTTAAAGGATCTTGAAGGAATTCTT GTTAAAAAGGGTGAAGTATCTGACGTTGATGATGAACTGGACTTGTTAAAGGCATCTGAAATTCAAAATGTTAAAG GCACAGAACCTGCTTATCCAAGCATTCCTCCAGAGTGGTGGGGCTATAAGTATGGGTTTGTTTCTGGTGGATTTCTTGGGGCAGAATTAAAGAAGAGAAAATTCCTTACATCTGAAGGTGCTAAAAACAGGATGGAGAGAACTGCATTTCATGAAGAAGATCAAGAAAATCTCTACAACCTAGTCCAA GACAAATCCACCACCGGAAAGCAAGGACTAGGCATAAAGGACAGGCCCAAAAAAGTAGCTGGCTGCTATTATCAGGGTAAAAAGACATCATTTGATAATAGTGATGATGAAGGATCTAATGATACTGATTCTTTGGAAAAACAAACACACAACAATTTAGTCAAAGTAGAAAAGGTTGTTGAATCCAAAGTGAAGCTGAAGAAGTTGTGTAAACAACTTTTACGAACG GTGCCTGGAGAATCATTGAAACTGAAACAGCTCAAAGCCCTTATTGATGAGCATTCATCTTCGGTTTTGTCCAACTTTTCATCGAAAAAAGAGGCTATTGCTTACCTGAAACAAAAG CTTACAGGGAGTCGGAAGTTTTGTATTGAAGGGAAAAGAGTTCGATTGGCATCTTAA
- the LOC107630756 gene encoding G patch domain-containing protein 4 isoform X4: MAAPESPVCYVGVARQSAAFRLMKQMGWEEGEGLGKEKQGIKGYVRVQNKQDTIGIGLEKPNNWAFDTTQFDNILKRLKVQAPQVEDSEERKPNVRTKTSVPFDDEDSVSKATRPQGRYKRRERGKLVSEYSLKDLEGILVKKGEVSDVDDELDLLKASEIQNVKEPAYPSIPPEWWGYKYGFVSGGFLGAELKKRKFLTSEGAKNRMERTAFHEEDQENLYNLVQDKSTTGKQGLGIKDRPKKVAGCYYQGKKTSFDNSDDEGSNDTDSLEKQTHNNLVKVEKVVESKVKLKKLCKQLLRTVPGESLKLKQLKALIDEHSSSVLSNFSSKKEAIAYLKQKLTGSRKFCIEGKRVRLAS; encoded by the exons ATGGCGGCACCTGAATCCCCTGTCTGCTATGTCGGTGTCGCCAGGCAATCCGCTGCTTTTCGCCTCATGAAGCAAATG gGATGGGAAGAAGGTGAAGGCCTTGGCAAAGAGAAGCAGGGAATCAAAGGCTATGTCCGTGTTCAAAACAAGCAAGACACTATTG GAATTGGCTTAGAGAAGCCAAACAATTGGGCTTTTGACACTACTCAGTTTGATAATATCCTCAAAAGGTTGAAAGTG CAAGCTCCACAAGTTGAAGACTCAG AGGAAAGAAAACCTAATGTGCGAACCAAGACTAGTGTACCTTTTGATGATGAGGACTCTGTCTCCAAAGCTACCAGACCACAAGGAAG ATacaagagaagagagagggggaAGCTCGTCTCTGAATATTCCTTAAAGGATCTTGAAGGAATTCTT GTTAAAAAGGGTGAAGTATCTGACGTTGATGATGAACTGGACTTGTTAAAGGCATCTGAAATTCAAAATGTTAAAG AACCTGCTTATCCAAGCATTCCTCCAGAGTGGTGGGGCTATAAGTATGGGTTTGTTTCTGGTGGATTTCTTGGGGCAGAATTAAAGAAGAGAAAATTCCTTACATCTGAAGGTGCTAAAAACAGGATGGAGAGAACTGCATTTCATGAAGAAGATCAAGAAAATCTCTACAACCTAGTCCAA GACAAATCCACCACCGGAAAGCAAGGACTAGGCATAAAGGACAGGCCCAAAAAAGTAGCTGGCTGCTATTATCAGGGTAAAAAGACATCATTTGATAATAGTGATGATGAAGGATCTAATGATACTGATTCTTTGGAAAAACAAACACACAACAATTTAGTCAAAGTAGAAAAGGTTGTTGAATCCAAAGTGAAGCTGAAGAAGTTGTGTAAACAACTTTTACGAACG GTGCCTGGAGAATCATTGAAACTGAAACAGCTCAAAGCCCTTATTGATGAGCATTCATCTTCGGTTTTGTCCAACTTTTCATCGAAAAAAGAGGCTATTGCTTACCTGAAACAAAAG CTTACAGGGAGTCGGAAGTTTTGTATTGAAGGGAAAAGAGTTCGATTGGCATCTTAA